The proteins below come from a single Cryptococcus gattii WM276 chromosome D, complete sequence genomic window:
- a CDS encoding DNA clamp loader, putative (Similar to TIGR gene model, INSD accession AAW45987.1), with the protein MNFRYWCLKGNIGPMIDWMDFDMTDRESRFSPPSTRPVTRRQVLTRSRSTSYNMSSLGMTTRRTSTLSASSSVPNIRSPPGSLIGDGHGVGLGITIPSRSRTTGTGMLLRTQSTPMLSTASHASFKAVVAAAGSGGCVGNPEKDCFDRKRLGRGKENIPPKKDQENDDNAPRKRLRMTSRGSFSDASGRRRSGSVVSIRSETSAPSTSSSSISSWGTGRFPSPSPSDASYGTSIPDPPTPCRALGMLPSSSEVPETPTKSRVNQASCLLTPPPSSPDLATEGAADFKPTREANPYKRLKAALRLSTISGFTDNEVIIGREQEKAVVSQYLIDEKNDKDVGMYVSGPPGTGKTALVTAFGRQKAEQGWRVVEVGCMGLKISDVWPRLGDELGCGKTEEGVTEFVKLNASRILIILDEVDSLMPPAPSTAPPATSHLFAKLFSLPFGSSNTKLIAISNTLDLTVRARLALPNGLQPSVLPFKAYGAPEMSNIVNARIANANVRDIKIDSTTMALLGRKVEAQNGDLRMCLGVLGSAISLAEAEWIKRRSQAANDPSKQVPMIKVAIPHLMKALTSYTAQLRASAGSSAGSTSAAGKKIKSVQLQGKMVLVAILVYLARSRADMNGCPALGPSASPPGATATGSDIPAAALYTTYSHLLSHSSSPFPPAAESDYQDLLSNLETLGLVSLPFGSGKGTNTSANKVVLCVREEEVKEGMGLMEGQDKGVAEEEVKHVWEREEAKIQRVKQRLELVSNHDH; encoded by the exons ATGAATTTCCGGTATTGGTGCCTGAAAGGGAATATCGGACCTATGATCGATTGGATGGATTTCGACATGACGGACCGAGAATCTCGTTTCTCA CCACCATCTACTCGTCCTGTCACACGACGTCAAGTGCTGACGCGCTCGCGCTCAACCTCATATAACATGTCCTCTCTTGGCATGACTACCCGTCGTACTTCCACTTTATCAGCTTCATCCTCTGTCCCCAACATCCGCTCACCTCCTGGCTCCCTTATCGGCGATGGTCATGGCGTTGGCCTTGGCATTACTATTCCTTCTAGGTCGCGTACAACGGGCACAGGTATGCTTCTGCGAACACAATCTACGCCTATGTTATCTACGGCGTCGCATGCTTCCTTCAAAGCCGTAGTCGCTGCTGCTGGCTCAGGTGGATGTGTTGGAAATCCCGAAAAAGATTGTTTCGACCGTAAGAGACTAGGTAGAGGAAAGGAGAATATTCCTCCCAAGAAGGATCAAGAAAACGACGACAACGCGCCGAGAAAGAGGCTTAGGATGACTAGTCGAGGTAGCTTCAGTGATGCGTCTGGAAGGCGAAGGAGCGGTAGTGTTGTCAGCATAAGGAGTGAGACGAGTG CTCCTTCCacgtcctcttcttccatttcttcttgGGGCACTGGCCGTTTCCCTTCTCCCAGTCCCAGTGATGCTTCCTATGGTACCAGCATCCCTGATCCCCCGACTCCATGCCGTGCCCTCGGAATGCTCCCTTCCAGCTCAGAAGTGCCTGAGACCCCGACCAAGTCACGCGTCAACCAAGCCAGTTGTCTGCTCACTcctccaccatcttccCCGGATCTCGCGACTGAGGGCGCTGCCGACTTCAAACCAACTAGAGAAGCTAATCCTTATAAACGACTCAAGGCCGCTCTTCGCCTTTCTACCATCTCTGGATTTACCGATAACGAAGTGATCATCGGTCGAGAACAGGAGAAGGCTGTTGTCTCCCAATATCTTATTGATGAAAAGAATGACAAAGATGTTGGAATGTACGTGTCAGGCCCTCCAGGAACAGGAAAAACTGCTTTGGTCACTGCCTTCGGTAGGCAGAAGGCCGAACAGGGATGGAGGGTGGTCGAGGTGGGTTGTATGGGTCTCAAAATCAGTGACGTATGGCCAAGGTTAGGAGATGAATTGGGTTGCGGAAAGACGGAAGAAGGGGTGACAGAGTTCGTAAAACTGAATGCGTCGCGGAT CCTTATTATCCTTGATGAGGTTGACTCACTCATGCCGCCAGCTCCTTCCACAGCGCCTCCAGCTACTTCTCACCTTTTCGCCAAgcttttttcccttccctttGGTTCGTCCAACACAAAGCTCATTGCGATCTCCAATACTCTCGATCTCACCGTCCGAGCCCGTCTAGCCCTTCCTAACGGTCTTCAACCATCCGTCCTTCCTTTCAAAGCCTATGGTGCACCAGAGATGAGCAACATCGTCAATGCCCGTATTGCTAATGCCAACGTCCGTGATATCAAGATTGACTCGACGACAATGGCACTCCTCGGTCGGAAAGTCGAAGCCCAAAATGGTGACCTTCGAATGTGCCTTGGAGTTCTTGGTTCGGCTATTTCCCTCGCCGAGGCCGAATGGATAAAAAGGCGCTCCCAAGCAGCCAATGATCCCTCCAAGCAGGTACCCATGATCAAAGTTGCTATTCCACATCTCATGAAAGCCCTGACATCGTATACTGCTCAACTCCGTGCTTCTGCAGGCTCATCTGCTGGTTCGACTTCTGCAGCTGGCAAAAAGATCAAATCGGTTCAGCTACAAGGCAAGATGGTACTTGTGGCGATATTAGTCTACTTAGCTCGTTCAAGGGCTGATATGAACGGCTGCCCAGCTCTTGGCCCCTCTGCTTCGCCACCTGGGGCCACTGCAACAGGGTCCGACATCCCGGCCGCCGCCCTTTACACTACCTATTCCCACCTCCTTTCTCAttcatcctctcccttTCCTCCAGCTGCGGAAAGTGATTACCAGGACCTGCTTTCCAACCTTGAAACGTTGGGATTGGTCAGTCTTCCGTTCGGTTCTGGCAAGGGGACTAATACGAGCGCGAACAAAGTGGTGCTTTGCGtaagggaagaggaagtgaAAGAGGGCATGGGCTTGATGGAAGGACAGGATAAAGGTGtggcagaggaagaagtcAAACATGTTtgggagagagaggaagcGAAGATTCAACGGGTGAAGCAGCGATTAGAGCTCGTGTCGAATCATGACCATTAA
- a CDS encoding Protein with WD-40 repeats involved in rRNA processing, putative; Pwp1p (Similar to TIGR gene model, INSD accession AAW45986.1), translated as MSGTLISSLVWVPRGRAAERPKKYQLDEDEIERVGKLGGPGVLEQLKSEMAAVEDGDEMEGGDEEGDWEDEDEDDGNAKAENDDDDDEKMDEDKEPEKPFDPSDLSAFKMDEYDEEESKGVAMGAFANIKGLTYYRDNQEDPYITLKEDDEENEDEELTLLPTDSMIISARTTSDLSSLDFHVYADVDENLYAHHDLMLPAFPLCVEWLDFAPGPDANGAAPGGAKSGNYVAVGSFDPSIEIWDADLVDGLYPCAILGPSPSLEKPEAKPLGTGKKKRKQMVQPAANADYHVQPVLSLSWTPNHRNLLLSGSADGTIKLWDLTRESPMGAMRSWDKVHGGEKVQAVEWNRSIVGGLDKVCLSAGYDRTVKVWDGRAVDEAIGVQLASDIECVRWDPWEPYSFYVSLENGLILSYDSRVLSSSKSSPLTTSSAKSSGFLTTAQPKFTLSAHDGPASALDINPHIRGCILTAGMDKTVKIWNIQDEESEGIPGRKREINLATSRDLGLGRVFAARWSPDPETPLTVAAAGSKATLQVWDVASNPGARKAFGERLRRHGRDLGEIKKSGGIVAVDGGEEEESEGEE; from the exons ATGTCTGGCACACTTATTTCTTCTTTAGTATGGGTACCTAGAGGTCGCGCGGCGGAGAGACCCAAAAAGTATCAGCTCGACGAAGACGAGATCGAACGTGTAGGCAAGCTCGGTGGGCCTGGTGTTCTCGAACAACTCAAAAGCGAGATGGCGGCTGTGGAGGATGGTGACGAGATGGAGGGCGGTGATGAGGAAGGGGACTGggaagacgaggatgaagacgatGGTAATGCAAAGGCAgaaaatgatgatgacgacgacGAGAAGATGGATGAAGACAAGGAACCCGAGAAGCCGTTTGACCCTAGCGATTTATCGGCTTTTAAGATGGACGAGTACGATGAAGAGGAGTCTAAAGGTGTTG CGATGGGTGCATTCGCCAATATCAAAGGTCTGACATATTATCGTGACAACCAGGAAGATCCGTACATCACGCTCAAGGAG GATGACGAGGAAaatgaggacgaggagcTTACTCTCCTCCCCACAGACTCTATGATCATCTCTGCCCGAACGACCTCCGATCTCTCGTCCCTTGACTTCCATGTCTATGCCGATGTCGACGAGAATCTCTACGCACACCATGACCTTATGCTTCCTGCCTTCCCGTTATGTGTAGAATGGCTAGACTTTGCTCCTGGCCCCGATGCCAACGGTGCTGCTCCCGGAGGCGCCAAGTCCGGTAACTACGTCGCTGTCGGCTCTTTCGATCCCAGTATTGAAATATGGGATGCCGACCTCGTTGATGGTCTTTACCCTTGCGCTATCCTTGGCCCATCACCTTCTCTTGAAAAGCCAGAGGCAAAGCCCCTTGGTACCGGTAAAAAGAAGCGCAAGCAGATGGTGCAGCCTGCTGCCAACGCCGACTACCATGTCCAGCCCGTGCTTTCTCTTTCCTGGACACCCAATCACCGAAACCTGCTCCTTTCCGGTTCTGCCGATGGTACCATCAAACTTTGGGACTTGACTCGTGAATCACCCATGGGTGCTATGCGCAGCTGGGACAAGGTCCACGGTGGTGAAAAAGTTCAGGCTGTGGAATGGAACAGGAGTATCGTCGGTGGTTTGGACAAGGTCTGCCTGAGTGCAGGTTATGACAGGACGGTCAAGGTTTGGGATGGGCGAGCGGTGGACGAGGCCATCGGAGTGCAGCTGGCTAGTGACATTGAATGTGTCAGATGGGACCCCTGGGAGCCTTACTCTTTCTAC GTTTCTTTGGAGAATGGTCTTATTCTCTCTTACGACTCCCGTGTGCTTTCATCCTCCAAATCATCACCTCTTACCACCAGCTCCGCCAAGTCCTCTGGTTTCCTTACTACCGCTCAACCTAAATTTACTCTCTCCGCGCACGATGGTCCTGCATCTGCTCTTGATATCAATCCCCATATCCGTGGTTGCATCCTTACTGCAGGCATGGACAAGACTGTCAAAATTTGGAACATCCAAGACGAGGAATCTGAGGGTATCCCTGGCCGCAAGAGGGAAATCAATCTTGCCACCTCACGAGACCTTGGCCTTGGTAGGGTCTTCGCTGCGCGATGGTCGCCTGATCCGGAGACACCGCTTACCGTTGCTGCGGCCGGTAGCAAGGCGACCTTACAAGTGTGGGACGTGGCTTCCAACCCGGGAGCAAGAAAGGCCTTTGGTGAGAGGCTGAGGAGACACGGACGGGATTTGGGTGAGATCAAAAAGAGTGGCGGTATCGTAGCTGTTGACggaggtgaagaggaagagtcCGAGGGAGAAGAGTAG